From the genome of Candidatus Methylopumilus turicensis, one region includes:
- the bioC gene encoding malonyl-ACP O-methyltransferase BioC: MSQAPSEQDVYHLDKARVRASFDRAANTYDAAAVMQKLVREEMLSRLDLVSMQPTSILDAGCGTGHASQALMQKYPKSQVVSLDLAMGMLHKSQSTNTSLIQRIKQTLGVNKQHFLCADIEQLPLADASLDMVWSNLAIQWCNDLDAAFTHIHRVLRHEGLLTFSTLGPDTLKELRAASSVDGEHVHVSRFIDMHDIGDALVRAGFAAPVLDVEHITLTYNDVMAVMRDLKAIGAHNAADGRSRGLQGRGFLKQIAEHYERFRKDGKLPATFEVIYGHAWKPAARPKTKIDLEAGFAPVTFHAKK, encoded by the coding sequence ATGAGCCAAGCCCCTTCCGAGCAAGATGTTTACCACCTAGATAAAGCGCGCGTCCGTGCGTCATTTGACCGTGCGGCCAATACTTACGATGCGGCGGCAGTGATGCAAAAGCTGGTGCGTGAAGAAATGCTTAGCCGTTTAGATTTAGTGAGTATGCAACCCACAAGCATATTAGATGCGGGCTGTGGCACAGGTCATGCCAGCCAAGCCTTGATGCAAAAGTACCCAAAATCTCAAGTTGTTTCGCTGGATTTGGCAATGGGTATGTTGCACAAAAGCCAGTCCACGAATACCTCCCTTATTCAGCGCATCAAGCAAACCTTAGGTGTTAATAAGCAGCATTTCCTGTGTGCAGATATCGAACAGCTCCCTTTGGCGGATGCCAGTTTGGATATGGTGTGGTCTAACCTTGCGATTCAATGGTGCAATGATTTAGATGCCGCTTTCACTCATATCCATCGCGTGCTTCGTCATGAAGGTCTGCTGACGTTTAGCACGCTTGGGCCCGATACGCTGAAAGAGTTGCGTGCGGCTTCAAGTGTGGATGGCGAGCATGTGCACGTCAGTCGTTTTATTGATATGCATGATATTGGCGATGCTTTGGTGCGTGCGGGTTTTGCGGCGCCTGTTTTGGATGTAGAACACATTACGCTGACTTACAATGATGTGATGGCCGTGATGCGCGATTTGAAGGCTATCGGCGCGCATAATGCGGCTGATGGCCGGAGTCGTGGCTTGCAAGGTCGAGGTTTTTTAAAGCAGATTGCTGAACACTACGAGCGCTTTAGAAAAGATGGGAAGTTGCCTGCTACGTTTGAAGTGATTTATGGCCACGCTTGGAAGCCCGCGGCTAGACCTAAAACAAAAATCGACTTAGAGGCTGGCTTTGCGCCTGTGACTTTTCATGCAAAAAAATAA
- the bioD gene encoding dethiobiotin synthase, protein MQKNKTAYFITGTDTDVGKTYVAAALVRHFVHQGLQAVGMKPVAAGAEMVNGRLLNSDVTALIKASNVDADLALMNPYVFAPAIAPHIAAEQVSMTVSLDDIQQAFDALQAKADVVVVEGAGGFRVPINRQETMADLAVKLNLPVIMVVGVRLGCINHALMTAGSIGAAGLNLVGWVANRLDPNMPAIEENIATLKAMIKAPCIADVAWGEEPQFIDF, encoded by the coding sequence ATGCAAAAAAATAAGACCGCCTATTTTATTACTGGCACTGATACCGACGTTGGTAAAACTTATGTTGCCGCTGCCTTAGTTCGTCATTTCGTACACCAAGGCTTGCAAGCGGTTGGCATGAAGCCAGTCGCTGCTGGGGCTGAGATGGTGAATGGTCGTTTGCTTAATAGTGACGTGACTGCACTTATTAAAGCCAGTAACGTGGATGCTGATTTGGCTTTGATGAATCCTTATGTATTTGCTCCCGCGATTGCGCCTCACATTGCCGCTGAGCAGGTTAGCATGACGGTTTCATTAGATGATATTCAGCAAGCTTTTGATGCCTTACAAGCAAAAGCCGATGTAGTGGTGGTGGAAGGGGCGGGCGGTTTTCGTGTACCCATTAATCGCCAAGAAACCATGGCGGATTTAGCGGTGAAACTCAATCTCCCCGTGATTATGGTGGTGGGTGTTCGCTTGGGCTGTATTAATCATGCACTCATGACAGCTGGCTCTATTGGAGCGGCAGGGTTAAATTTAGTAGGCTGGGTGGCTAACCGCCTTGATCCTAATATGCCAGCCATTGAGGAAAATATTGCAACGCTAAAAGCCATGATTAAAGCGCCTTGTATTGCAGATGTGGCTTGGGGTGAAGAGCCCCAATTTATTGATTTTTAA
- the nadD gene encoding nicotinate-nucleotide adenylyltransferase, which translates to MIGILGGTFNPIHNGHLHLAERLQQTLAFETVRFMPAAIPALKDLPNVSAEQRADMVKLAIVDHPTFQIDSRELDRAGPSYTIDSLISLREELGDKVSICWLIGSDAFARLHTWHRWNELLDYCHFVVVKRPQSEDLTWNAKIESLVEKHQTNHLNALKNSANGKILMQEIAALDISSTQIRENIASKTNVSDVMPSHVIHYIQQHQLYQ; encoded by the coding sequence ATGATAGGTATTTTAGGCGGTACGTTTAATCCCATCCATAACGGCCACCTGCACCTTGCTGAACGCTTACAACAAACGCTTGCTTTTGAGACAGTTCGTTTCATGCCTGCTGCAATTCCTGCATTAAAAGATTTGCCAAACGTCAGCGCAGAACAACGCGCTGACATGGTAAAACTTGCGATTGTTGACCATCCCACATTTCAGATTGATAGCCGCGAACTTGATCGCGCAGGCCCGTCCTACACCATCGATAGTCTCATTTCATTACGTGAAGAACTTGGCGACAAAGTCAGTATTTGCTGGCTGATAGGTTCGGATGCTTTCGCAAGGTTGCACACATGGCATCGCTGGAATGAGCTGCTCGACTACTGCCATTTTGTGGTGGTCAAACGCCCGCAATCTGAAGACTTAACTTGGAACGCTAAGATTGAGTCTCTCGTTGAAAAGCATCAAACCAACCATCTAAATGCCCTTAAAAACTCCGCCAACGGAAAAATATTAATGCAAGAAATTGCGGCTTTGGACATTTCATCTACACAAATTCGAGAAAACATCGCATCCAAAACTAATGTCAGCGATGTAATGCCGAGCCATGTTATTCACTACATTCAACAACATCAGCTCTACCAATAA
- a CDS encoding glutamate-5-semialdehyde dehydrogenase translates to MDIKSYMHNVGVEARNASRAMAKAETNTKNLALTTIAKAILREKDALLAANQQDLAAAKAAGMEAAMLDRLTLTEKSIATMAEGLQQIASLADPIGEISDMKYRPSGIQIGKMRVPLGVIGIIYEARPNVTVDAAGLCIKSGNATILRGGSEAIHCNQALAKLVHEGLAAAGLPKAAVQVVETTDRAAVGELITMKEFVDVIVPRGGKGLIERISADARIPVIKHLDGNCHVYVDDEADFEKAIRIVENSKTQRLGTCNTTESLLVARSVSHSMLPKIAEMLISKGIEIRGCAETCALVPAAKKASEEDFYTEYLDAIISCKVVEGLDEAIAHINQHSSQHTEAIVTENYTKARRFLREVDSSSVMVNASTRFADGFEYGLGAEIGISTDKLHARGPVGLDGLTSLKYIVLGDGHVRA, encoded by the coding sequence ATGGACATTAAATCGTATATGCACAATGTTGGAGTTGAAGCGCGCAACGCTTCACGCGCCATGGCAAAAGCTGAAACCAACACCAAAAACTTAGCACTCACCACCATCGCTAAAGCGATTTTGCGTGAAAAAGATGCACTACTTGCCGCCAACCAACAAGATCTTGCAGCAGCAAAAGCTGCAGGCATGGAAGCAGCCATGTTAGACCGCCTCACACTCACTGAAAAATCTATTGCGACAATGGCTGAAGGCCTTCAGCAAATTGCGAGCCTTGCCGACCCAATTGGCGAAATCAGCGATATGAAGTATCGCCCTTCTGGTATCCAGATTGGCAAAATGCGCGTACCACTTGGCGTAATAGGCATCATTTACGAAGCACGTCCAAATGTAACAGTGGATGCGGCCGGCTTATGTATTAAATCCGGCAATGCCACCATTCTTCGTGGCGGCTCAGAAGCTATTCATTGCAACCAAGCCTTGGCAAAGTTAGTACATGAAGGCTTAGCGGCTGCAGGCCTACCAAAAGCCGCAGTGCAAGTCGTCGAAACCACGGATCGTGCTGCGGTTGGCGAACTCATCACCATGAAAGAGTTTGTGGATGTCATCGTGCCGCGAGGTGGCAAAGGCCTCATTGAGCGCATTTCAGCCGACGCACGCATTCCTGTGATTAAGCATTTAGATGGGAATTGTCACGTTTATGTAGATGATGAAGCTGATTTTGAAAAGGCTATACGCATCGTTGAGAACTCAAAAACGCAACGTCTTGGCACTTGCAACACCACAGAATCTTTGTTGGTGGCACGTAGCGTATCCCACAGCATGCTGCCAAAAATTGCTGAGATGTTGATCAGCAAAGGTATTGAGATTCGTGGTTGTGCAGAAACTTGTGCGTTGGTCCCAGCCGCTAAGAAAGCATCAGAAGAAGATTTTTATACGGAATATTTAGATGCGATTATTTCCTGCAAAGTGGTTGAGGGCTTAGATGAAGCGATTGCACATATCAATCAGCATTCATCACAGCATACCGAAGCCATCGTGACTGAGAATTACACCAAAGCACGCCGTTTCTTGCGCGAAGTGGACTCAAGCAGCGTCATGGTAAATGCATCCACACGCTTTGCAGATGGCTTTGAATATGGCTTGGGCGCTGAGATTGGCATCTCAACGGATAAGCTCCATGCCCGCGGCCCAGTTGGTCTTGATGGCTTAACCTCACTCAAATACATCGTATTGGGTGATGGGCATGTTCGCGCTTAA
- the holA gene encoding DNA polymerase III subunit delta → MNLAPQQLSQHLSSGLKPLYVLTGDEPLSQRECLDAIRAKACELGFDERTSLTSDRYFNWGQIAEFGQAMSLFASQRLLEINIPTGKPGLDGSKALQALAAEALPDTVTVVILPAVDWRDAKSAWYTALQQNSVFIELREVGPAQLPPWIATRLALQKQSTDAETLTFMANQVEGNLLAAHQEIQKLGLLFPAGVIAGDDVRAAVLNVSRFDAVQLGEAVLAGDVDRTVRILDGLKDEGAQAVAVMNPLIWAITPLVKIKQAEARGENLNSAMVQAKVFGPKQALAKQAVGRLSLKQLQAALLKLADIDKTAKGMMQGDAWLEISRLCFGLARVGTRARSR, encoded by the coding sequence ATGAATTTGGCGCCACAACAACTCTCCCAACATTTAAGCAGCGGTCTTAAACCGCTCTATGTGCTCACGGGAGATGAGCCTTTATCTCAGCGGGAATGTTTAGATGCTATTCGTGCCAAAGCGTGTGAATTAGGTTTTGATGAACGGACCAGTTTAACTTCTGACCGTTATTTTAATTGGGGACAAATTGCTGAATTCGGTCAGGCCATGTCATTGTTTGCCAGCCAACGCTTGCTTGAAATTAATATCCCTACAGGCAAACCTGGCCTTGATGGTAGCAAAGCACTTCAAGCATTAGCAGCTGAAGCATTGCCTGATACTGTCACTGTGGTTATTTTGCCAGCGGTAGATTGGCGAGATGCAAAGAGCGCTTGGTACACAGCGCTGCAACAAAACAGCGTATTTATTGAATTGCGCGAAGTTGGACCAGCGCAATTGCCACCATGGATTGCAACCCGTTTGGCTTTGCAAAAGCAAAGTACTGATGCGGAAACTTTAACTTTTATGGCAAACCAAGTGGAAGGTAATTTACTTGCCGCGCATCAAGAGATACAAAAACTAGGCTTGCTCTTCCCTGCTGGCGTCATTGCTGGGGATGATGTCCGTGCAGCCGTGCTCAATGTTTCGCGCTTTGACGCAGTGCAACTTGGCGAGGCCGTATTGGCAGGCGATGTTGATCGCACCGTGCGTATTTTAGATGGCCTGAAGGACGAGGGCGCACAAGCTGTTGCTGTGATGAACCCACTGATTTGGGCGATTACGCCATTAGTCAAAATCAAGCAGGCCGAAGCACGTGGTGAAAACTTAAACAGCGCCATGGTGCAAGCCAAGGTATTTGGCCCAAAACAAGCGCTTGCCAAGCAAGCGGTTGGCCGATTAAGCTTAAAACAATTACAAGCCGCATTACTAAAACTCGCCGACATTGATAAAACCGCAAAAGGCATGATGCAAGGCGATGCTTGGCTAGAAATTTCAAGATTATGCTTTGGCCTGGCAAGAGTTGGCACAAGAGCCAGAAGCCGCTAA
- the lptE gene encoding LPS assembly lipoprotein LptE — MQSTIARRLTILMLAFVVAACGFHLRGVADLAFSKLYMKGSASISKDLISALKTNGVKIVTEPEEAEVMLELMSDGVEKRILSLGGTGSVREFELFYRIKFRVRDASEELWGQEQIIESRRDFSYLDTELLAKSYEEAMLYEDMRRDATRELMRRLVAQKPKAKAVK; from the coding sequence ATGCAAAGCACTATCGCTCGTCGCTTAACTATTCTGATGCTGGCCTTTGTCGTTGCGGCCTGCGGATTTCATTTACGTGGCGTGGCTGATTTGGCATTCAGTAAGCTTTACATGAAGGGCTCTGCGAGTATTTCTAAAGACTTAATCAGCGCACTTAAAACCAACGGGGTTAAGATTGTGACTGAGCCGGAAGAAGCAGAAGTGATGCTAGAGCTAATGAGTGATGGCGTTGAAAAGCGCATTCTTTCATTGGGCGGCACAGGTTCTGTTCGTGAGTTTGAGTTGTTCTATCGCATAAAATTTCGCGTGCGTGACGCGTCAGAAGAGCTTTGGGGCCAAGAACAAATCATTGAAAGTCGTCGTGATTTTTCATATTTAGATACTGAATTGCTCGCCAAATCTTACGAAGAAGCCATGCTTTATGAAGATATGCGCCGCGATGCTACAAGAGAACTCATGCGTCGCTTAGTTGCACAAAAACCTAAAGCCAAGGCAGTGAAATAG
- the leuS gene encoding leucine--tRNA ligase, which translates to MQQQYPFKEIEERAQQYWETNQTFKATEKSDKPKYYCLSMFPYPSGRLHMGHVRNYTIGDVLSRFHRMRGFNVMQPMGWDAFGLPAENAAIKNNVAPAGWTYSNIEHMKEQLKSLGLGISWDREIATCTPEYYRWEQWLFTELFKKGLIYKKTATVNWDPVDQTVLANEQVIDGKGWRSGAVVEKRDIPQYFMKITAYADELLADLDKLEGWPEQVKTMQRNWIGKSYGCEVEFPIVGGNGNLKVYTTRPDTLMGATYVAVAAEHALATQAAENNPALQAFIQECKMGSVAEADMATAEKKGMATGLFVQHPITGEQLPVWVANYVLISYGEGAVMAVPAHDERDFEFANKYSLPMKVVIKPQGTELDLPLTAAFTEHGVLFNSGAFDGLDFDSASSKIAEALTTKNLGKRRTQYRLRDWGVSRQRYWGCPIPIVHCASCGEVPVPADQLPVRLPEDVVMDGVGSPIKKDPSFYETTCPSCGGKATRETDTMDTFFESSWYFARYASFDCHTGMVDERANYWLPVDQYIGGIEHAILHLLYARFFNKLMRDVGLLKNDEPFTHLLTQGMVLKEGTKMSKSKGNTVDPQALIDTYGADTARLFMMFAAPPEQSLEWADSGVEGAHRFLRRLWTFVATHLENGAVAAYKTGELTAEVKTLRRQLHQTIEKITDDYGRRQTFNTAIAAVMELMNAYGKIEGEDAVTRSVRQEVLENVVLLLSPIVPHICQALWAELRQDIVIEDATWPSADQSAMVQDEVELVVQVNGKLRGSITVAKTMAKEAIEQHALAQPFVQKFLEEGSAVRKIIVVPNKLVNIVVG; encoded by the coding sequence ATGCAACAGCAGTATCCATTTAAAGAAATCGAAGAACGCGCCCAGCAATATTGGGAAACCAATCAAACTTTTAAGGCGACTGAAAAGAGCGATAAGCCTAAGTATTACTGCTTATCCATGTTTCCTTATCCAAGTGGTCGATTGCACATGGGTCATGTCCGCAATTACACGATTGGTGATGTGCTAAGCCGTTTCCATCGCATGCGTGGTTTTAATGTGATGCAACCGATGGGCTGGGATGCATTTGGCTTGCCTGCTGAAAATGCAGCAATCAAAAACAATGTGGCGCCTGCTGGTTGGACATACAGCAATATCGAGCACATGAAAGAGCAACTCAAGTCTTTAGGCTTAGGGATTTCTTGGGATAGAGAAATTGCCACTTGCACCCCAGAGTATTACCGCTGGGAACAATGGTTATTCACGGAGCTATTCAAAAAAGGCCTCATCTACAAAAAAACGGCCACGGTGAATTGGGACCCTGTTGACCAAACCGTGCTTGCGAATGAACAAGTGATTGATGGTAAAGGCTGGCGCTCTGGGGCGGTGGTTGAAAAACGCGACATTCCGCAATACTTTATGAAAATCACGGCTTATGCCGATGAGTTGTTAGCTGACCTCGATAAACTTGAAGGCTGGCCTGAGCAAGTCAAAACCATGCAACGCAATTGGATAGGTAAAAGTTACGGCTGTGAAGTTGAGTTTCCTATCGTTGGTGGCAATGGCAATCTTAAGGTTTACACCACACGTCCAGATACATTGATGGGCGCAACTTATGTCGCTGTTGCTGCAGAGCACGCCCTTGCAACCCAAGCGGCTGAGAACAACCCTGCACTACAAGCATTTATTCAAGAGTGCAAAATGGGTAGCGTGGCTGAAGCCGACATGGCGACTGCCGAGAAAAAAGGCATGGCAACTGGGCTATTCGTTCAGCATCCAATCACTGGCGAGCAATTGCCAGTTTGGGTAGCTAACTATGTACTCATAAGCTACGGCGAAGGTGCTGTCATGGCTGTGCCAGCACATGATGAGCGCGACTTTGAGTTTGCGAACAAATACAGTTTACCTATGAAGGTTGTGATTAAGCCACAAGGTACCGAGCTTGATCTTCCGCTGACTGCCGCTTTTACAGAACATGGCGTTTTGTTTAACTCTGGCGCGTTTGATGGCCTGGATTTTGATAGCGCATCAAGCAAAATCGCTGAAGCACTCACTACTAAGAATTTAGGTAAACGTCGCACACAATATCGTTTGCGCGACTGGGGTGTTTCACGTCAGCGCTATTGGGGCTGCCCTATCCCTATCGTGCATTGTGCTAGCTGTGGCGAGGTGCCAGTGCCTGCTGACCAATTGCCTGTGCGCTTACCAGAAGACGTGGTGATGGATGGCGTAGGCTCACCAATTAAAAAAGACCCAAGCTTTTACGAAACGACTTGCCCAAGTTGTGGCGGCAAAGCCACGCGTGAAACCGACACCATGGACACGTTCTTCGAGTCTTCATGGTACTTTGCACGCTACGCAAGCTTTGACTGCCACACCGGCATGGTGGATGAACGCGCAAACTATTGGTTGCCTGTTGATCAATATATTGGCGGGATTGAACATGCGATTTTGCATCTACTTTACGCGCGCTTCTTTAACAAATTGATGCGTGATGTTGGCCTGCTCAAAAATGATGAGCCGTTTACTCATTTGCTCACACAAGGCATGGTGCTAAAAGAAGGCACCAAGATGAGTAAATCTAAGGGCAATACAGTTGACCCGCAAGCGCTTATCGACACTTACGGCGCAGATACTGCACGTTTATTTATGATGTTTGCTGCACCTCCTGAGCAAAGCTTGGAATGGGCTGACAGCGGTGTGGAAGGCGCACATCGTTTCTTGCGACGCTTGTGGACATTTGTGGCAACGCATTTAGAAAATGGTGCTGTAGCTGCTTACAAAACGGGTGAATTAACTGCCGAAGTTAAAACCCTTCGTCGCCAACTTCATCAAACGATTGAAAAAATTACGGATGACTATGGTCGTCGCCAAACATTCAACACGGCCATTGCTGCCGTGATGGAACTCATGAACGCTTACGGCAAAATCGAGGGCGAGGATGCCGTCACACGTAGCGTACGCCAAGAAGTACTAGAGAATGTTGTACTACTCCTATCTCCTATCGTGCCGCATATTTGCCAAGCTTTGTGGGCTGAACTGCGTCAAGACATTGTGATTGAGGATGCCACATGGCCAAGTGCCGACCAATCTGCGATGGTACAAGATGAGGTAGAGCTGGTAGTGCAAGTCAATGGGAAATTGCGTGGTAGCATCACCGTGGCTAAAACCATGGCAAAAGAAGCCATTGAGCAACATGCACTTGCACAACCGTTTGTGCAAAAATTCCTAGAAGAGGGTTCGGCTGTGCGTAAAATCATTGTCGTGCCGAATAAACTCGTCAATATTGTTGTGGGGTAA
- the ychF gene encoding redox-regulated ATPase YchF, whose amino-acid sequence MKCGIVGLPNVGKSTLFNAITKAGIAAENYPFCTIEPNVGIVEVPDPRMKPLIDIVNPQKVQPAIVEFVDIAGLVAGASKGEGLGNKFLANIRETDAIAHVVRCFNDANVVHVANKVDPLSDVETINTELALADMETVDKTVQRESKKAKSGDKEAIALCAVLAKVQKGLDEGKAVRTLGLDADELHLLKPLCLITVKPVMYIANVDEKGFNNNPLLDSIVELGKKEGSPVVSICAKIEAEISDLEDEDKALFLEELGLTEPGLDRVVRAAYALLGLETYFTAGVKEVRAWTVRKGSTAPQAAGVIHTDFERGFIRAEVIAFNEYVAHKGEQGAKEAGKMRLEGKEYIVQDGDVMHFRFNV is encoded by the coding sequence ATGAAATGCGGAATTGTCGGCCTACCAAACGTAGGTAAATCAACGCTCTTCAATGCCATTACCAAAGCAGGCATCGCCGCAGAGAACTACCCTTTCTGCACCATCGAGCCTAACGTCGGCATTGTTGAAGTGCCTGACCCACGCATGAAACCATTGATTGATATCGTCAATCCGCAAAAAGTACAACCCGCCATTGTTGAGTTTGTGGACATTGCAGGCTTGGTGGCTGGGGCATCAAAGGGTGAAGGCCTAGGTAACAAATTCTTGGCTAACATCCGCGAAACAGATGCGATTGCACACGTGGTACGTTGCTTTAATGATGCTAACGTGGTGCACGTTGCCAATAAAGTTGATCCGCTTTCAGACGTTGAAACCATCAACACCGAACTTGCACTCGCTGATATGGAAACCGTCGACAAAACGGTTCAACGCGAAAGTAAAAAAGCGAAATCAGGCGATAAAGAAGCGATTGCCCTTTGTGCGGTATTGGCCAAAGTCCAAAAAGGCTTAGATGAAGGCAAAGCTGTTCGCACCTTAGGCTTAGATGCTGACGAATTGCACTTACTCAAGCCACTCTGCCTGATCACTGTTAAACCAGTCATGTACATCGCAAACGTTGATGAGAAAGGCTTTAACAATAACCCACTCCTTGATTCAATTGTAGAGCTTGGCAAAAAAGAAGGTTCACCAGTAGTGAGCATCTGCGCAAAAATTGAAGCAGAAATCTCAGACCTTGAAGATGAAGACAAAGCTTTATTCTTAGAAGAGCTAGGCTTAACTGAGCCAGGCTTAGACCGCGTAGTACGCGCGGCATATGCCCTACTCGGCCTAGAAACCTACTTCACCGCTGGTGTTAAAGAAGTTCGTGCTTGGACAGTCCGCAAAGGCTCAACCGCACCACAAGCCGCCGGCGTTATTCATACAGACTTTGAACGTGGCTTTATTCGCGCAGAAGTGATTGCCTTTAACGAATATGTTGCTCACAAAGGCGAGCAAGGCGCAAAAGAGGCTGGCAAGATGCGTTTAGAAGGAAAAGAATATATCGTGCAAGATGGCGATGTGATGCACTTTAGATTTAATGTCTAA
- the pth gene encoding aminoacyl-tRNA hydrolase, translated as MSQIKLIVGLGNPGAQYESTRHNAGFWWVDQICAETGSKLNLEAKFFGHAGRLKSSNDEAWLLKPTTFMNASGRAVAALAKFYKIAPESVLVVHDELDLPPGTVKLKKGGGHGGHNGLKDITAQLGTPDFWRLRLGIGHPGDKNAVANFVLHDPSRDEMRAIEENIDQSTTLLPLLLKGEFEAAMLKLHTKN; from the coding sequence ATGAGTCAAATCAAACTAATCGTTGGACTAGGCAACCCAGGCGCCCAATATGAATCCACCCGCCACAATGCAGGTTTTTGGTGGGTGGATCAAATCTGCGCCGAAACAGGGAGCAAGCTCAACCTTGAAGCCAAGTTTTTTGGTCATGCTGGCCGCTTAAAATCCAGCAATGATGAAGCATGGCTACTCAAACCAACAACCTTCATGAATGCCAGCGGGCGTGCAGTCGCGGCACTGGCTAAGTTTTATAAAATTGCGCCTGAGTCAGTTTTAGTGGTGCACGATGAATTAGATCTACCCCCCGGCACCGTGAAGCTCAAAAAAGGTGGCGGGCATGGCGGACACAACGGTCTTAAAGATATTACTGCACAGCTAGGCACCCCTGATTTTTGGCGTTTACGCTTAGGCATCGGCCACCCAGGTGATAAAAATGCGGTGGCAAATTTTGTATTACACGACCCAAGTCGCGATGAAATGCGCGCCATTGAAGAAAATATAGATCAAAGCACGACACTGCTTCCTTTGCTATTAAAAGGCGAATTTGAAGCAGCAATGTTAAAATTGCACACTAAAAATTAG
- a CDS encoding 50S ribosomal protein L25/general stress protein Ctc — protein sequence MTIEISAVTRAAKGTGASRRLRRSAKVPGVVYGAGKDAVSVEFDMKALFMEFRHEAFHASILTLNLDGKKESVLLRDYQMHPVRNTIQHIDFQRVSATEKIHVKVPLHFVNADIAPGVKVGGGIVAHIATEADVSCLAKDLPEFIEVDLANLEMGHSVHLSEIKLPKGVEFVQLAHGADVAVASIAKTRGGAAAAAEEATPAA from the coding sequence ATGACGATTGAAATTTCAGCAGTAACACGTGCAGCGAAAGGTACGGGTGCGAGCCGCCGTCTTCGCCGTTCAGCTAAAGTACCAGGTGTGGTTTATGGTGCTGGTAAAGACGCAGTAAGCGTTGAATTTGATATGAAAGCCTTGTTCATGGAATTCCGCCATGAAGCATTCCACGCCTCTATCTTAACGCTTAACTTAGATGGCAAAAAAGAGTCAGTATTGTTACGTGACTATCAAATGCATCCAGTGCGCAACACCATTCAACACATCGACTTTCAACGTGTTAGCGCAACAGAAAAAATCCACGTTAAAGTGCCATTGCACTTCGTGAATGCAGACATCGCTCCTGGCGTAAAAGTGGGCGGCGGCATTGTAGCTCACATCGCTACTGAAGCTGACGTAAGCTGCTTGGCAAAAGACTTGCCAGAGTTTATCGAGGTTGATTTGGCTAATTTAGAAATGGGTCACTCAGTACACTTGTCAGAAATCAAATTGCCTAAAGGTGTTGAGTTCGTTCAATTAGCGCATGGTGCCGACGTTGCTGTTGCAAGCATTGCAAAAACTCGCGGCGGTGCAGCTGCTGCAGCTGAGGAAGCAACGCCAGCAGCTTAA
- a CDS encoding ribose-phosphate pyrophosphokinase — protein MMVFTGTANPKLAKKVAKHLGMELGRATVDRFSDGEVMVELQDNVRGKDVFVLQSTCAPTNDTLMEVMVMVDALRRASAGRITAAIPYFGYSRQDRRPRSARVAITAKVVANMLTSVGVNRLLTMDLHSDQIQGFFEIPVDNIYASPVLLDDLTKQNHNNLVVVSPDVGGVVRARALAKQMGSDLAIIDKRRPKANVAKVMNIIGDVTGRTCVIMDDMVDTANTLCEAASALKKKGAIKVVAYCTHPVLSGTAIERITASELDELVVTDTIPLREDAASCKKVRQLSVGELMAETIRRISNEDSVSSLFED, from the coding sequence ATGATGGTGTTTACAGGTACGGCCAATCCGAAACTCGCCAAAAAAGTGGCTAAACACTTAGGCATGGAGTTGGGTCGTGCTACCGTTGACCGTTTTAGCGATGGCGAAGTCATGGTTGAGTTACAAGATAACGTACGTGGTAAAGACGTGTTTGTGTTGCAATCAACTTGCGCCCCAACCAATGACACGTTAATGGAAGTGATGGTCATGGTTGACGCGCTTCGCCGCGCATCTGCTGGTCGCATTACGGCAGCCATTCCTTACTTTGGCTACTCACGTCAAGATCGTCGTCCACGCTCTGCCCGCGTTGCGATTACTGCAAAAGTAGTGGCCAATATGCTCACCAGCGTAGGTGTTAACCGTTTATTGACCATGGATTTACATTCAGATCAAATCCAAGGCTTCTTTGAAATTCCAGTTGATAACATTTATGCATCACCTGTATTGCTGGATGATCTAACAAAACAAAACCACAACAACTTAGTTGTCGTCTCACCAGACGTTGGTGGCGTAGTTCGTGCACGTGCACTCGCTAAGCAAATGGGTTCAGATTTAGCGATTATCGACAAACGTCGTCCAAAAGCCAATGTGGCTAAAGTGATGAACATCATTGGTGATGTTACAGGCCGTACATGCGTGATCATGGATGACATGGTCGACACAGCCAATACACTTTGTGAAGCCGCATCAGCACTTAAGAAAAAAGGCGCAATCAAGGTTGTGGCTTACTGCACTCACCCCGTGCTTTCAGGCACTGCGATCGAGCGTATTACCGCTTCAGAACTTGATGAATTAGTTGTTACAGACACCATTCCACTGCGTGAAGACGCAGCTTCATGCAAAAAAGTTCGCCAACTAAGCGTAGGTGAATTAATGGCTGAAACCATCCGCCGCATTAGCAATGAAGACTCTGTCAGCTCATTATTTGAAGATTAA